A single region of the Yersinia entomophaga genome encodes:
- a CDS encoding ABC transporter ATP-binding protein/permease has protein sequence MKTLKQFCYLARPFWGVGTAWFAWLLLAIVLVLSLSSVWFNVRLNQWNGDFYNALQQLNSQALYQLLQHFIVLVSALILVVVFADYLKQRLIMRWRIGMTEYILARWLSRNGQHYALKINALEPDNPDQRIAEDVRLLIESSLRLLITFLHSMLTLVSFAAILWQLSGSLNFSLPSHSFTLPGYMFWVCIFYTLIGIGLTHWIGYPLRQLNMEKQRREADYRSGLIARREASDAIAGQRGELHERAALLQRFHAIADNWYQLIRYEKNLSFFTVGYQQLSALAPIFFALPKFLAGELLLGGLMQIRQSFAQVAGALGWFIFSYRDIAAWQATVTRLYNFVVLLEAEPSSPVETASDDAMPLRASLNLQTADGNSLLRGILVEAALGSLTLIQGRSGIGKSTLLRAFSGHWPHYRGQITRSASVSWLPQRLYLAHERLDDLLAYPADRSAFSDEQYRDVLTQVGLPQFIYQLALSTAWQQRLSGGEQQRLMFARLLLNKPRLILLDETTSALDASSARHLLRLLRSALPHSAILLVSHQTFLADLADHRLYLDVKSVFSQGVATPCLTD, from the coding sequence ATGAAAACGTTAAAACAGTTCTGTTATCTCGCTAGGCCTTTTTGGGGCGTTGGCACCGCATGGTTTGCCTGGTTGCTATTGGCGATAGTGCTGGTGCTCAGCCTATCATCGGTTTGGTTTAATGTGCGTCTTAACCAGTGGAACGGCGATTTTTACAATGCGCTACAGCAGCTAAACAGCCAGGCTCTCTATCAGTTACTCCAGCATTTTATCGTGCTGGTTAGCGCTTTGATTCTGGTGGTGGTGTTTGCGGATTATTTGAAGCAACGGCTAATCATGCGTTGGCGTATCGGTATGACCGAATATATTCTGGCACGCTGGCTTTCTCGCAACGGGCAACACTATGCACTGAAAATCAACGCATTGGAGCCAGATAACCCAGACCAGCGAATTGCCGAGGATGTGCGTTTGCTGATTGAATCTAGCCTGCGTCTGTTGATTACCTTCCTGCATTCCATGCTGACGCTGGTGTCGTTCGCCGCCATTTTATGGCAACTCTCTGGCAGCCTGAATTTTTCCCTGCCGTCCCACAGTTTCACCCTTCCTGGTTACATGTTCTGGGTGTGTATTTTCTACACCTTGATTGGCATTGGCCTGACCCACTGGATCGGCTATCCGCTGCGTCAGCTCAATATGGAAAAACAGCGTCGTGAGGCCGATTACCGCAGTGGGCTGATTGCCCGACGGGAAGCCAGCGACGCTATTGCTGGCCAACGCGGCGAATTGCACGAGCGAGCGGCTTTGCTACAGCGTTTTCACGCCATTGCCGATAACTGGTATCAGCTGATTCGCTATGAGAAAAACCTATCGTTCTTCACCGTCGGTTATCAGCAGCTTAGCGCATTGGCGCCGATTTTTTTCGCGTTACCAAAATTCCTCGCCGGTGAACTGTTATTGGGCGGATTGATGCAAATCCGTCAGTCATTCGCTCAGGTGGCGGGTGCTCTAGGCTGGTTCATTTTCTCCTATCGGGACATTGCCGCCTGGCAGGCCACCGTAACCCGATTGTATAACTTTGTGGTGCTGCTGGAAGCGGAGCCGTCCAGCCCGGTAGAAACGGCTTCGGACGACGCGATGCCGCTACGGGCCAGCTTGAATTTACAAACTGCCGATGGAAATTCACTGCTGCGAGGCATCCTCGTAGAGGCTGCGCTAGGTAGCCTGACGCTGATTCAGGGACGATCCGGCATTGGTAAATCCACGTTATTACGTGCATTCAGCGGCCATTGGCCACATTACCGCGGGCAGATTACCCGCAGCGCCAGCGTGAGCTGGCTGCCGCAGCGGTTATATCTGGCGCATGAGCGATTGGACGATTTACTGGCATATCCAGCGGATCGCAGTGCTTTTAGCGATGAACAGTATCGGGACGTCCTGACACAGGTTGGTTTGCCGCAGTTCATTTATCAATTGGCCTTATCGACGGCGTGGCAACAGCGCCTTTCCGGCGGCGAACAGCAGCGGCTGATGTTTGCCCGTTTGTTATTGAATAAGCCAAGGTTGATTTTGTTGGATGAAACCACCTCGGCGCTGGATGCATCCAGCGCGCGCCATCTGCTGCGGTTGCTGCGTTCGGCGTTGCCGCACAGCGCCATTTTACTGGTAAGTCACCAGACATTCCTGGCCGATCTCGCCGACCATCGCTTGTACCTGGATGTAAAATCTGTTTTTTCTCAAGGAGTTGCTACACCATGTTTAACCGACTAG
- a CDS encoding secretin and TonB N-terminal domain-containing protein: MTYNKKKPSGMPVLSALALATLLMSQGAGAADLQLNMAEQPLANAIANVAQQGQLHVLFDESELRNLRAPALHGNYSPQSALQQLLAGSGLELVSSGSGFVIRPPTMKGANTGAIILPTTSVMGETSGRAADNLMSAPQVITSEEIRQRTTGNGNITELLRTNPAVQFSNSGNTSLNQGEIKPSAISIHGSSSYQNNYKLDGVSFNNDVDPASSGNGETTTRVDSSDQGIYLDSRLIDSVTVFDNNIPVEYGGFTGGTLDVTSRRWRGDNSAHLYFRETRSAWNKVFTDPGTAFDSSKNDTSRPDRFQPKYSKQNFGGWFEAGITDNLGVVFSASHRISDIPTYTSGGSGLQIGPNNELEGVSMDGGYRSQKRVSDNYFAKFSWDANERTSLHLSGNYSAYTSSLFSSSVINSGYDNDHNGLNTTLQLEHRFDFANLDLTAGYQKLVDERTNDVKDFFALEDYSNWPNTGYYNNGGQGDLITRQNSATAKGVLRFNQFEALGMFHSPNVGFEVNKTEARYQRDRDYYRYRFYGSPDWLTSDAQPSNITRFRAGTYKADYTSYALFLDDSMQYGRLTVRPGVRVDRDDFVGQTNIAPRLSSSLDIFGTGNTVLIAGANRYYGRSMLTYALYEAQNAGMQNCYYDCHRDPNQVEWGDVKDFEGIDKLSTPYNDELSLALQQQIMKTQWRLQYVHREGYDEVRSRTKYPNSGNSLQSRIRTFDNGGRSSNDTVSLSVSNNQPWETGALSHAMTGSLSWQQSKSNTPKDQGYAFFDPSTKLDSDKVWYDGKVINASDLPSTNFNSPWRFNLELTSDWQEHNLTFYNLLQWRGPRDQAVRYQQDYYTDPTTGSQMLKYEKTHFASTYRWDTKVTWKPDFAYGAGISVEVNNVLNKRNVADTFVYEDKVLHSYEPGRQFWLQLSYDL; encoded by the coding sequence ATGACTTACAACAAAAAGAAACCTTCTGGGATGCCTGTTCTTTCTGCCCTGGCGCTGGCAACGCTGCTGATGAGTCAAGGGGCAGGCGCCGCCGATTTACAGCTCAATATGGCGGAGCAACCGTTAGCCAACGCTATTGCCAATGTGGCGCAGCAAGGCCAACTGCATGTGTTATTCGATGAATCCGAGCTGCGTAACCTGCGAGCGCCCGCTCTGCATGGTAATTACAGCCCGCAGTCTGCGTTGCAGCAATTACTGGCGGGCAGCGGCCTGGAGTTGGTTAGCAGCGGTAGCGGTTTTGTTATTCGTCCACCGACGATGAAAGGTGCTAACACCGGCGCTATTATTCTTCCGACTACCTCTGTGATGGGGGAAACCAGCGGTCGGGCAGCGGATAATCTGATGTCAGCCCCGCAGGTGATTACTTCGGAAGAGATTCGCCAGCGCACTACCGGCAACGGTAACATTACCGAATTATTGCGTACCAATCCGGCGGTACAGTTTTCTAACAGCGGTAACACCAGTCTCAATCAAGGGGAAATCAAGCCGAGTGCGATTTCTATCCACGGTTCTTCCAGCTACCAAAACAACTACAAACTGGATGGCGTGAGCTTTAACAACGACGTCGATCCGGCCAGCAGTGGCAATGGTGAAACCACGACCCGCGTTGACAGCAGCGATCAGGGGATTTATCTCGATAGCCGTTTAATCGACAGCGTGACTGTGTTCGATAACAACATTCCGGTGGAATATGGTGGTTTTACCGGCGGTACGCTGGATGTCACCAGCCGTCGCTGGCGTGGTGATAACAGCGCACATTTATATTTCCGCGAAACCCGTTCGGCGTGGAACAAGGTGTTTACCGATCCCGGCACCGCTTTTGACAGCTCAAAGAATGACACCAGTCGGCCAGATCGCTTCCAGCCGAAATACAGTAAACAGAACTTCGGGGGTTGGTTTGAAGCGGGCATAACCGATAATCTGGGCGTAGTCTTTTCTGCCTCGCATCGTATTTCGGATATTCCGACTTATACCAGCGGCGGCAGCGGTTTACAGATAGGGCCGAATAATGAGCTGGAAGGCGTCTCAATGGACGGCGGCTACCGCAGCCAGAAACGGGTGTCTGATAACTATTTCGCCAAGTTCTCATGGGATGCCAATGAGCGTACCAGCCTGCATTTATCCGGCAATTACTCGGCCTATACCAGCTCGCTCTTTTCCAGCAGCGTAATCAATTCAGGCTACGATAACGATCATAATGGCTTGAACACGACGTTGCAGTTAGAGCACCGCTTTGATTTTGCCAACCTGGATTTAACCGCCGGTTACCAAAAGCTGGTGGATGAGCGCACCAATGATGTGAAAGATTTCTTCGCCCTGGAAGATTATTCAAACTGGCCGAATACGGGTTATTACAACAATGGCGGGCAGGGGGACTTGATCACCCGACAAAACAGTGCCACGGCGAAAGGGGTGCTGCGCTTTAATCAATTTGAGGCGCTGGGGATGTTCCACTCGCCAAACGTTGGTTTTGAAGTTAATAAAACCGAGGCGCGCTATCAACGGGATCGGGATTACTACCGCTATCGGTTCTACGGATCGCCAGACTGGCTTACTTCAGATGCTCAGCCCAGCAATATCACCCGCTTTCGCGCGGGAACCTATAAAGCGGATTACACCAGCTACGCCCTGTTCCTTGACGACAGCATGCAGTATGGCCGTTTGACCGTGCGTCCGGGCGTACGTGTGGATCGGGATGATTTTGTCGGCCAGACCAATATTGCTCCGCGTTTGAGCAGCAGTTTGGATATTTTCGGAACTGGTAATACGGTGCTGATCGCTGGGGCTAACCGTTACTATGGTCGTTCAATGCTGACCTATGCGCTGTATGAAGCGCAAAACGCCGGTATGCAGAATTGCTACTACGACTGTCACCGCGATCCCAATCAGGTTGAGTGGGGCGACGTGAAAGATTTCGAAGGTATCGATAAACTTTCAACGCCTTATAACGATGAGTTAAGCCTCGCTCTGCAACAGCAAATCATGAAAACCCAGTGGCGTTTGCAATATGTTCACCGCGAAGGTTATGACGAGGTACGCAGCCGTACTAAGTATCCGAACAGCGGTAATAGTTTGCAGTCGCGCATTCGTACCTTTGATAACGGCGGCCGCAGCAGCAACGATACGGTTTCACTTTCCGTGAGCAACAATCAGCCGTGGGAAACTGGTGCGTTGTCTCATGCTATGACCGGTTCCCTGAGCTGGCAGCAAAGTAAGAGCAATACGCCGAAAGATCAGGGTTACGCTTTCTTCGACCCAAGCACCAAGCTGGATTCGGATAAAGTCTGGTACGACGGCAAGGTGATTAACGCTTCCGATTTACCCTCCACCAACTTTAACTCGCCGTGGCGCTTCAATCTGGAGCTGACCAGTGATTGGCAGGAACACAACCTGACCTTCTATAACCTGCTGCAATGGCGTGGCCCGCGGGATCAGGCGGTACGCTACCAGCAAGATTATTACACCGATCCGACCACCGGTTCGCAGATGTTGAAGTACGAGAAGACCCACTTTGCCAGCACCTACCGCTGGGACACCAAAGTGACCTGGAAACCTGATTTTGCCTATGGTGCGGGGATCTCGGTCGAGGTGAATAACGTACTGAACAAACGCAACGTGGCGGACACTTTTGTGTATGAAGACAAGGTGTTGCACTCCTATGAACCGGGGCGCCAGTTCTGGCTGCAACTGAGTTACGACCTGTAA
- a CDS encoding FecR family protein, translating to MTDASRLLETEIDEQAALWFSRSQGRRLNDAEQRQFQEWLQRSAAHAEAFRQMQQIWGDCALITRPASAAQPKAKPSWWRPLRACAAGAFFLLALWLPASQLPLVLMHDIHLQTDNYAREVVLSDGSRVHLNRYTKMRVHYARKKRQLWLDHGEVYLQVAANKQRPFLVYAGESQVRVVGTEFDVRYDADEMGVAVRQGTVAVTGRPSMETVMLHAGDSARLLKGENDLQRGQRQVNEVGEWRSGQISFRNRPLGELLKELARYRSGKIELTDGRLASLPVSGSLDLANPDEFLNALPLLLAVNVVQDAQGNALILPRPQQK from the coding sequence ATGACGGACGCTAGCCGCCTTCTGGAAACAGAAATCGACGAACAGGCTGCGCTGTGGTTTAGCCGCAGCCAGGGGCGTCGCCTTAACGATGCGGAACAACGGCAATTTCAGGAATGGTTACAGCGCTCTGCGGCTCACGCTGAGGCTTTTCGACAGATGCAGCAAATCTGGGGGGACTGTGCCCTGATTACGCGCCCGGCGAGTGCTGCGCAGCCTAAGGCAAAACCGAGCTGGTGGCGTCCGCTGCGCGCCTGTGCCGCTGGGGCTTTCTTTTTGCTTGCTCTGTGGTTGCCTGCCAGTCAGTTGCCGCTAGTGCTGATGCACGATATTCATCTGCAAACCGATAATTATGCTCGTGAAGTGGTGCTGTCCGACGGCAGCCGCGTGCATTTGAATCGATATACTAAAATGCGTGTTCACTACGCTAGGAAAAAACGCCAACTCTGGCTGGATCATGGCGAGGTGTATTTGCAGGTGGCGGCAAATAAGCAGCGACCTTTTTTGGTCTATGCCGGAGAAAGTCAGGTGCGGGTCGTGGGAACCGAATTTGACGTCCGCTATGACGCTGATGAAATGGGGGTGGCGGTACGCCAAGGTACTGTAGCGGTCACCGGGCGGCCATCTATGGAAACCGTGATGTTGCATGCCGGAGATTCAGCGCGCTTGCTGAAAGGGGAAAACGATCTACAGCGAGGTCAGCGGCAGGTGAATGAAGTCGGCGAATGGCGTAGTGGGCAAATTTCATTCCGCAATCGGCCATTGGGCGAGCTACTGAAAGAGTTGGCGCGCTATCGGTCAGGAAAAATCGAGTTGACCGACGGGCGCTTGGCATCGCTGCCGGTTTCAGGTTCGCTGGATTTAGCTAATCCGGATGAGTTCTTAAACGCTTTACCGCTGCTTTTGGCGGTGAATGTTGTACAGGACGCTCAGGGTAACGCGTTGATTTTGCCGCGCCCGCAGCAAAAGTAA
- a CDS encoding RNA polymerase sigma factor → MDKPPSNRVSLAYQATYGQLVSFFRKRVDNASDAKDLSQDVFTLWLKRARQTPVEHSRAFLFKIAHRVLIDHWRATGKQRLLLSENHEDSLGREEVAPTETEPQRLFEHQQRLNRLEEALQSLSPRRREAFLMHRFDGLSQIEVAERMGISVSMVEKHIAGALVHCKRYVAEQESEHNDGR, encoded by the coding sequence ATGGATAAACCCCCATCAAACAGGGTGAGTTTGGCCTATCAGGCCACTTACGGTCAGTTGGTTAGCTTCTTTCGTAAAAGAGTGGATAACGCCAGCGATGCCAAGGACTTGTCACAGGACGTATTCACACTGTGGTTGAAACGTGCCAGGCAAACACCGGTGGAGCATTCGCGCGCCTTTTTGTTCAAAATTGCTCATCGGGTGCTTATCGATCATTGGCGTGCTACCGGAAAGCAGCGGCTATTATTGTCTGAAAATCATGAAGATAGCCTAGGTAGAGAGGAAGTTGCGCCGACAGAAACCGAACCGCAGCGTTTATTCGAACACCAACAGCGTTTAAATCGGCTGGAGGAAGCGTTGCAAAGCCTTTCTCCTCGTCGTCGGGAGGCTTTTTTAATGCACCGCTTTGACGGTTTATCGCAAATTGAAGTGGCCGAGAGAATGGGAATTTCTGTCAGTATGGTAGAAAAGCACATTGCCGGTGCCTTGGTGCATTGTAAACGCTACGTAGCGGAACAGGAGAGTGAGCACAATGACGGACGCTAG